In Telopea speciosissima isolate NSW1024214 ecotype Mountain lineage unplaced genomic scaffold, Tspe_v1 Tspe_v1.0507, whole genome shotgun sequence, a single genomic region encodes these proteins:
- the LOC122648146 gene encoding uncharacterized protein LOC122648146: protein MLLLLLAIFQFPGLFSGILVRIGGDPIHQEATEDLTSFIYDSDLVDLKWKGELFTWNNRQEGSSRVCCKLDRALVNLHWMDTLRSSEATFLPPGLSDHSPAVVSILERMNFGPKLFRFFEAWIGREGFEEVVTRGWDCPVNMKLNPMLRFAAHLKNVKAELKKWNKDSIGDVFLAVKNATAELTHIQVNLTAQPNDSNLVNLESEAKKKLWEALSIEEKFLKEKSRVRNIQLGDGNNSFFHKSTVCRQNRNHILEVHNEENEVIKEPNLIKEEAVSFYMNLFGANANDAGFFPESIPLQNGLNLEQQNGLIG, encoded by the coding sequence ATGTTACTTCTTTTGCTAGCAATATTTCAATTCCCTGGATTGTTCTCGGGGATTTTAGTGCGGATTGGAGGGGATCCTATCCACCAAGAGGCTACTGAGGACCTTACTTCCTTCATTTATGACTCGGACCTTGTTGATTTAAAGTGGAAAGGGGAGCTTTTTACTTGGAATAATAGGCAAGAGGGAAGTTCTCGGGTTTGCTGTAAATTGGATAGGGCTTTGGTAAATTTGCATTGGATGGATACTCTTAGATCTTCTGAAGCTACTTTCCTTCCCCCGGGGCTGTCGGATCATTCTCCGGCAGTGGTTTCAATCCTGGAGAGGATGAATTTTGGCCCAAAACTCTTCCGgttctttgaggcttggattggtagagagGGCTTTGAGGAAGTGGTTACTAGAGGGTGGGACTGCCCAGTGAATATGAAGCTCAATCCTATGCTCCGCTTTGCTGCCCATCTCAAGAATGTCAAAGCTGAACTTAAGAAGTGGAATAAAGACAGCATTGGTGATGTTTTCCTTGCAGTCAAGAACGCTACTGCGGAGTTGACCCATATTCAGGTAAATCTTACTGCCCAACCAAATGATTCAAACTTGGTTAATTTAGAGTCGGAAGCCAAAAAGAAGCTTTGGGAAGCCCTAAGCATTGAAGAAAAATTCCTAAAGGAGAAGTCAAGAGTGAGGAATATTCAGCTAGGAGATGGGAATAATAGTTTTTTCCACAAGTCCACGGTGTGCAGGCAAAACAGAAACCATATTTTGGAAGTGCATAATGAGGAGAATGAGGTCATAAAGGAGCCTAATCTTATTAAAGAGGAGGCTGTTTCCTTTTACATGAATCTTTTTGGAGCTAATGCAAATGATGCTGGTTTTTTCCCTGAGTCTATTCCTTTGCAGAATGGCTTGAACCTTGAGCAGCAAAATGGTCTTATTGGATAG